A region from the Terriglobia bacterium genome encodes:
- a CDS encoding TAT-variant-translocated molybdopterin oxidoreductase, with protein sequence MASGKTPQYWKSWEEGPGAADLVRITTDEFPEPLDRPAEQFSRRSFLKAAGFTAAVAAAGIGCSRAPVEKAIPYLIQPEEIVPGVSYFYASTCGGCPASCGVLAKNRDGRPIKLEGNPQHPVSRGGLCAVGQASLLELYDSHRCTEPQLDGQPANWDEVDRQVAAQLALHRSADRPVRFLTGTISSPTLNAEIRKFLAPFRDARHIVYDGLSSSAILDAHKDTHGERLLPHYRFDHADVIVSFDADFLATLISPVEFSRGYAAGRRLDVHPPRMSYHAQFESRLSVTGAKADRRVRVSPQELGEAMVGLAARLALLAGAAFPLRVGGAGHPPDTLLDDLAHRLWQARGRSLVLCGSQDVRLQVLVNFLNDLLGNYGSSLELERPSLQKAGNDRELQTLLEELRDGKVAALFLHGVNPVYDLPSGDALAGQIRKVPLVVSFAGRLDETSALARFVCPDHHSLESWGDAEPVRGTIGLFQPAIRPLGNTRAVQESLAIWGGQPKAAYDILRDYWRENIFPQRKGDADFQTFWDRAVEAGFAEVPSAAPKPSHFRAAALQAVPPPAPAGGEFSLVLYPKVAMLDGRHAENPWLQELPDPISKVTWDNYACVSPAAAQRLGLKDGDVVRLEADAGKGSAAALELPVYVQPGQHDQVIAVALGYGRKATARFASVGPKWLFGGPDVGEDGRIGKNAAAMLILAGGSLQYVHEGIRLSKTGKRHALASTQTHHSLTMPQNVPLVGGEHREIVRETTFGALIAEAGEPSPAASGKNGLWPADHPYNGHRWSMAIDLTACTGCSGCVVACQAENNIPVVGKDEVLRHREMHWIRIDRYYSGDADVDVVQQPMICQQCDNAPCETVCPVLATVHSAEGLNQQIYNRCVGTRYCANNCPYKTRRFNWFNYVRNDRLQNLALNPDVTVRSRGVMEKCSFCVQRIEAARIESRRRGKPIADGQIQTACQQSCPSQAIVFGDLNDPNSRIAQMARDPRRFGVLEEFNFRPAVNYLSLVRNRDSADRTSKEGQNNG encoded by the coding sequence ATGGCTTCGGGGAAAACGCCGCAATACTGGAAGAGCTGGGAGGAAGGCCCGGGCGCAGCGGATCTCGTACGAATCACCACGGACGAGTTTCCTGAGCCCCTAGATCGTCCGGCTGAGCAATTCAGCCGGCGCTCCTTCTTGAAGGCCGCGGGCTTCACGGCTGCCGTAGCGGCGGCCGGAATCGGCTGTTCGCGCGCGCCCGTCGAAAAAGCGATCCCCTATCTGATTCAGCCCGAAGAGATCGTTCCTGGAGTTTCCTATTTCTACGCGAGCACCTGCGGAGGATGCCCGGCGAGCTGCGGGGTTCTGGCCAAGAACCGCGATGGGCGGCCCATCAAACTGGAAGGCAATCCGCAACATCCGGTCTCGCGGGGCGGACTCTGCGCCGTGGGACAGGCTTCGCTGTTGGAGCTCTACGATTCGCACCGCTGCACAGAACCGCAGCTGGATGGTCAGCCCGCCAACTGGGACGAAGTGGACCGGCAGGTCGCCGCCCAGCTCGCCCTGCACCGCAGCGCGGACAGGCCGGTTCGTTTTCTCACCGGGACGATATCGAGTCCCACGTTGAACGCGGAGATCCGGAAGTTCCTCGCGCCATTCCGCGATGCACGCCACATCGTTTATGACGGGCTGTCCAGCTCCGCGATCCTGGATGCGCACAAAGACACGCACGGGGAGCGATTGCTACCGCACTACCGGTTCGATCACGCCGACGTGATCGTGAGTTTCGACGCGGATTTTCTGGCAACGTTGATCTCGCCGGTGGAGTTTAGCCGCGGCTACGCCGCCGGGCGCCGGCTCGATGTCCATCCGCCGCGGATGTCGTATCACGCGCAATTTGAATCGCGCTTGTCGGTGACCGGAGCCAAAGCCGACCGGCGCGTCCGCGTGTCGCCCCAAGAACTCGGCGAAGCAATGGTGGGCCTCGCTGCGCGCCTGGCTCTTCTCGCGGGCGCGGCGTTTCCTCTCCGTGTCGGCGGGGCGGGCCATCCGCCGGATACATTGCTCGACGACCTCGCGCACCGGCTCTGGCAGGCACGCGGCCGCAGCCTGGTCCTTTGCGGCTCTCAAGACGTCCGGCTGCAGGTGCTCGTCAATTTCCTCAACGACCTGCTGGGGAATTACGGATCGTCGCTGGAGCTGGAGCGTCCTTCGCTGCAGAAGGCTGGCAACGATCGCGAGCTGCAGACACTTCTGGAAGAGCTGCGTGACGGTAAGGTCGCTGCGCTCTTTCTCCATGGAGTTAATCCCGTCTACGACCTGCCCAGCGGAGACGCGCTGGCCGGACAGATTCGAAAAGTGCCGCTGGTAGTGAGCTTTGCCGGCCGTCTGGATGAAACCTCCGCGCTCGCGCGGTTTGTTTGCCCGGACCACCATTCCCTGGAATCCTGGGGCGACGCCGAACCCGTGCGCGGCACGATCGGCTTGTTCCAGCCGGCGATACGCCCTCTGGGCAATACGCGCGCTGTCCAGGAGAGTCTCGCGATTTGGGGAGGCCAGCCGAAAGCGGCCTACGACATCCTCCGGGATTACTGGCGCGAGAATATATTTCCGCAGCGCAAAGGCGATGCGGATTTCCAAACGTTCTGGGATCGTGCCGTCGAAGCCGGGTTTGCGGAAGTGCCTTCCGCGGCGCCCAAGCCTAGCCATTTTCGCGCTGCGGCACTTCAGGCGGTGCCGCCTCCGGCTCCCGCTGGCGGCGAGTTCTCCTTGGTTCTCTATCCTAAGGTCGCGATGCTGGACGGCCGCCACGCGGAAAATCCCTGGTTGCAGGAGCTGCCGGATCCCATCAGCAAGGTGACTTGGGATAACTACGCATGCGTTTCTCCTGCCGCGGCGCAACGGCTCGGACTGAAAGATGGGGACGTCGTTCGCCTCGAAGCGGATGCCGGGAAGGGAAGCGCGGCCGCGCTGGAACTGCCGGTTTATGTGCAGCCGGGACAGCACGACCAAGTGATCGCCGTGGCGCTTGGCTACGGCCGCAAAGCCACGGCGCGATTCGCCAGCGTCGGGCCGAAATGGCTTTTCGGCGGGCCGGACGTGGGCGAAGACGGCCGGATCGGAAAAAATGCCGCAGCGATGCTCATCCTCGCTGGCGGAAGCCTGCAATACGTTCATGAGGGGATCCGTCTGAGTAAGACCGGCAAGCGGCACGCGCTGGCCTCCACGCAGACCCATCACAGCTTGACGATGCCGCAGAACGTGCCGCTGGTCGGCGGCGAACATCGCGAAATCGTGCGCGAAACAACGTTCGGCGCGTTGATCGCAGAGGCCGGGGAACCTTCCCCCGCCGCGTCCGGCAAGAACGGCCTCTGGCCGGCGGACCATCCGTACAACGGCCATCGGTGGTCCATGGCCATTGATCTGACTGCGTGCACAGGCTGTTCCGGCTGTGTCGTCGCTTGCCAGGCCGAGAACAACATTCCCGTCGTGGGCAAGGATGAGGTTCTTCGCCATCGCGAGATGCACTGGATCCGAATCGATCGCTACTACTCGGGCGATGCGGACGTCGACGTGGTGCAGCAGCCAATGATCTGCCAGCAATGCGACAACGCACCGTGCGAAACCGTTTGCCCGGTGCTTGCGACGGTGCACAGCGCCGAGGGGCTCAACCAGCAGATCTACAATCGTTGCGTGGGCACGCGCTATTGCGCCAACAACTGCCCCTACAAGACGCGCCGTTTCAACTGGTTCAACTATGTCCGCAACGATCGTCTGCAAAACCTCGCGCTCAATCCCGATGTGACTGTGCGATCGCGCGGCGTGATGGAAAAGTGTTCCTTCTGCGTGCAGCGAATTGAAGCCGCGCGCATCGAGTCCCGGCGGCGCGGCAAGCCGATTGCCGACGGGCAGATCCAGACCGCGTGCCAGCAGTCGTGTCCATCGCAGGCGATTGTTTTCGGGGACCTGAACGATCCGAACAGCCGCATCGCCCAGATGGCGCGCGATCCACGGCGGTTCGGGGTACTCGAGGAGTTCAACTTCCGGCCGGCGGTGAATTACCTCAGTCTGGTCCGGAATCGCGATTCCGCGGACAGAACCTCAAAAGAGGGCCAGAACAATGGCTGA
- the nrfD gene encoding polysulfide reductase NrfD, with the protein MADFPVPLQKPLITGNKTPADVTRDICHSLEGRPTPLWWGGFLVALALLLLGALAVSYEVATGIGTWGVNRTVGWAVGITSFVFWIGIGHAGTLISAILFLLRQRWRTSVNRSAEAMTIFAVMCAGIFPVIHLGRPWMAYWLFPYPNTRGPLWVNFRSPLVWDAFAVGTYFTISLVFWYLGLIPDLATVRDRLRSGFRWRLASVMSLGWNGSFRTWHRYESLYLMLAGLATPLVLSVHTIVSWDFATGVIPGWHATIFPPYFVAGAIFSGVAMVLTLVLVARKTMRLENYITLRHVDVMCKLLLLTSGIVALAYATEFFTALYSTNAYEEFAFLNRAFGPFGWAYGIMVGCNVLTPQLLWFRKVRSNLWLVFPISILVNVGMWFERFVIIVTSLHRDFLPSSWTSYRPTPIEISMLLGSFGLFFTLFLLFCRFLPVIAMAEVKGVLHVGHQAKVPGSERHPAGRPLEKLKTAAVQTGEGGFA; encoded by the coding sequence ATGGCTGACTTTCCTGTACCGCTGCAAAAGCCTTTGATCACCGGCAACAAGACACCGGCGGATGTCACGCGAGATATCTGCCATTCCCTCGAAGGGCGGCCCACGCCGCTGTGGTGGGGCGGATTTCTTGTGGCTCTTGCGCTCCTGCTCCTCGGCGCATTGGCCGTGAGCTATGAAGTGGCCACCGGAATCGGCACGTGGGGCGTGAATCGCACCGTCGGCTGGGCCGTGGGCATCACTTCCTTCGTTTTCTGGATCGGCATCGGCCACGCGGGCACCTTGATTTCCGCGATCCTCTTCCTGCTGCGCCAGCGTTGGCGCACCTCCGTGAATCGTTCCGCCGAAGCCATGACGATCTTCGCGGTCATGTGCGCGGGCATTTTCCCCGTGATTCACCTCGGCCGGCCCTGGATGGCGTACTGGCTGTTTCCCTATCCCAACACGCGCGGGCCTTTGTGGGTCAATTTTCGTTCGCCGCTGGTGTGGGACGCTTTTGCGGTTGGCACGTATTTCACAATTTCCTTGGTCTTCTGGTACCTGGGACTGATCCCGGATTTGGCGACGGTGCGCGACCGGTTGCGCAGTGGTTTCCGCTGGCGGTTGGCGTCCGTGATGAGCCTCGGCTGGAATGGCTCCTTCCGCACCTGGCATCGCTACGAATCCTTGTATCTGATGCTCGCGGGACTCGCGACGCCGCTGGTCCTCTCGGTGCACACCATCGTGAGCTGGGACTTCGCGACCGGAGTGATTCCGGGCTGGCATGCCACCATCTTCCCGCCGTACTTTGTTGCCGGAGCGATCTTCTCCGGGGTGGCCATGGTTTTGACGCTGGTCCTCGTGGCGCGCAAAACCATGCGTCTGGAAAACTACATTACGCTGCGCCACGTCGATGTGATGTGCAAGCTGCTCCTGCTGACCAGCGGAATTGTTGCCCTCGCCTATGCCACGGAATTTTTCACCGCCCTCTATTCGACGAATGCGTATGAAGAATTCGCGTTTCTGAATCGCGCCTTCGGGCCCTTCGGCTGGGCCTATGGGATCATGGTGGGTTGCAACGTGCTCACTCCGCAGTTGCTCTGGTTCCGAAAGGTGCGGAGCAATCTCTGGCTGGTCTTTCCCATCTCCATCCTGGTGAATGTCGGCATGTGGTTTGAACGCTTCGTCATCATCGTGACCTCGCTGCACCGCGATTTCCTGCCCTCCAGCTGGACGAGTTACCGCCCCACGCCCATCGAGATCTCCATGCTGCTCGGGAGTTTCGGCCTGTTCTTCACCTTATTTCTCCTCTTCTGCCGGTTTTTGCCGGTCATCGCGATGGCCGAGGTGAAAGGCGTGCTGCACGTTGGCCACCAAGCGAAAGTACCGGGTTCCGAGCGGCATCCCGCAGGACGGCCGCTGGAAAAATTGAAGACCGCCGCTGTGCAGACCGGGGAAGGAGGATTCGCATGA
- a CDS encoding DUF3341 domain-containing protein, producing the protein MSRRVVVGVFDDEANLLGVTQEARAKGWKVIDVYTPYAVHGLDAAMGLRPSRLPWVCFLAAITGAALKLWFEFWTTMVDWPLNIGGKPWNSLPAFVPVTFEVMVLSAGLTTMFAFLVLARLRPGKRPVMPFPGVTDDRFVLVLEESDARFDLARVRRLFEKFGVVAFEERIEEAGCPGEL; encoded by the coding sequence ATGAGCCGGCGAGTCGTTGTCGGAGTGTTTGACGACGAAGCGAATCTGCTGGGGGTCACGCAGGAGGCCCGCGCCAAGGGATGGAAGGTCATCGACGTCTACACCCCGTATGCCGTGCATGGATTGGACGCGGCGATGGGCTTGCGTCCGTCGCGTCTTCCCTGGGTTTGCTTCCTGGCGGCGATCACCGGGGCCGCGCTGAAACTTTGGTTTGAATTCTGGACCACCATGGTGGACTGGCCGCTCAACATCGGTGGCAAGCCCTGGAACTCTCTCCCCGCCTTCGTGCCCGTGACGTTTGAAGTCATGGTGCTTTCCGCCGGGTTGACGACCATGTTTGCTTTCCTCGTGCTGGCGCGGCTCCGGCCGGGCAAGCGGCCGGTTATGCCTTTTCCCGGCGTCACCGACGACCGCTTTGTCCTGGTGCTGGAAGAGTCGGACGCGCGCTTCGACCTGGCGCGGGTGCGCCGGCTGTTTGAGAAGTTCGGTGTTGTGGCGTTTGAGGAACGGATCGAGGAGGCTGGATGTCCCGGCGAACTCTGA
- a CDS encoding cytochrome c, with amino-acid sequence MSRRTLNVALLAVFLASLALNWAMRPQPWRPNREFIPEMVRTPRFNAYSTNPNFANGMTLQTPVAGTIPRGFLPLHYAPTPEDAVRAGDTLESPIRPDDAQAISRGSVVFANFCVPCHGAAGKGDGLVIQRGYPAPPSLYADNARKIKDGQIFHILTYGQKNMPSYASQLSREDRWQVIAFVRSLQKQASPVPAGGQP; translated from the coding sequence ATGTCCCGGCGAACTCTGAACGTCGCGCTGCTGGCGGTGTTCCTGGCGAGTCTGGCGCTGAACTGGGCGATGCGCCCTCAACCCTGGCGGCCGAACCGCGAGTTTATTCCGGAGATGGTGCGAACCCCGCGCTTCAATGCGTACTCCACGAACCCCAACTTTGCGAACGGGATGACGCTGCAGACTCCGGTTGCGGGAACGATCCCGCGCGGATTTCTCCCGTTGCACTATGCCCCCACCCCAGAAGATGCGGTTCGCGCGGGTGACACTTTGGAGAGCCCCATTCGGCCTGATGACGCCCAAGCTATCTCCCGCGGCTCCGTCGTCTTCGCTAATTTCTGTGTCCCGTGTCATGGCGCCGCGGGCAAAGGCGACGGCCTGGTAATACAGCGAGGTTATCCCGCGCCGCCTTCGCTGTATGCGGACAACGCCAGGAAAATTAAGGATGGCCAGATTTTCCACATTTTGACCTACGGCCAGAAGAACATGCCCTCCTATGCAAGCCAGCTCTCACGGGAGGATCGCTGGCAGGTGATTGCATTTGTGCGCTCTCTCCAGAAGCAAGCCTCGCCTGTTCCGGCGGGAGGTCAGCCATGA
- a CDS encoding universal stress protein has product MPKTPEQWLEVASPPKKVRGSFKVFLGYAPGVGKTFTMLSEAIRRHTRGEDVVVGVVETHGRRAIAELAAQLVTIPRKKIDYKGTLFEEMDTDAILSRKPHVVVVDELAHTNVPGSKHRKRYEDVLEIIAAGIDVLSTVNIQHLESIAPTVGAITGIKVRETVPDWVVQSAEEAVMVDLTPEALQNRMKRGDVYATEQVDQALRNFFRRGNLIALRELALRQVAEQVDRTLESYMEQKEIQETWPVRERIAVCISPHPRTQYLIARAARMARRIDAELYAVYVDLGEDADEEDQKTLEANVQFAESLGATMVRLKGDNVADPVAAFARDKHVTQVIFGRSAVDGWRKFLYMNAINRFLRQAPAVDVHIVTQEPD; this is encoded by the coding sequence ATGCCCAAGACACCGGAGCAGTGGCTGGAAGTGGCGTCGCCGCCGAAGAAGGTTCGCGGCAGCTTTAAGGTCTTTTTGGGCTATGCCCCCGGCGTAGGCAAGACGTTCACAATGCTGAGCGAGGCGATTCGCCGCCACACCCGGGGCGAAGATGTTGTTGTCGGAGTTGTGGAAACGCACGGCCGCAGGGCAATCGCGGAACTGGCCGCGCAGCTTGTTACCATCCCGCGCAAGAAAATCGATTATAAAGGCACCCTCTTCGAGGAAATGGACACCGACGCCATCCTCAGCCGGAAGCCGCACGTCGTCGTTGTCGATGAATTAGCGCACACCAATGTTCCGGGCAGCAAACACCGCAAGCGGTACGAGGACGTGCTGGAGATCATCGCGGCGGGGATCGACGTTCTTTCGACCGTCAATATTCAGCATCTGGAAAGCATCGCCCCCACGGTCGGAGCGATTACCGGAATCAAGGTGCGGGAGACGGTGCCGGACTGGGTTGTGCAGTCGGCGGAAGAAGCGGTCATGGTGGACCTGACTCCGGAAGCGCTGCAGAACCGCATGAAACGAGGCGATGTGTATGCCACGGAACAAGTGGATCAAGCGCTCAGGAATTTTTTCCGGCGCGGCAACCTGATCGCTCTCCGCGAGCTGGCCTTGCGGCAGGTGGCCGAGCAGGTGGATCGAACTCTTGAATCGTACATGGAGCAAAAGGAGATTCAGGAGACCTGGCCCGTCCGGGAACGAATTGCCGTGTGCATCAGCCCGCACCCGAGAACCCAATACTTGATCGCCCGGGCAGCGCGCATGGCTCGGCGGATCGACGCGGAGCTTTATGCCGTGTATGTGGACCTTGGCGAAGATGCGGACGAGGAAGATCAGAAGACGCTGGAAGCCAATGTGCAGTTTGCGGAGAGCCTGGGCGCCACCATGGTGCGCCTGAAAGGCGACAACGTGGCAGATCCTGTTGCGGCTTTCGCGCGCGATAAGCACGTTACCCAAGTGATCTTTGGCAGGTCCGCGGTCGACGGCTGGAGGAAATTCCTCTACATGAACGCCATCAATCGCTTTCTCCGCCAAGCTCCTGCCGTGGACGTCCACATCGTCACGCAAGAACCCGATTGA
- a CDS encoding DUF4118 domain-containing protein codes for MRGFLTSRLPGFVVALGTVAAITFLCYRTTHVNATTIALIFLLAILAVSTVWGILVSVVMSLAAVFAFNFFLLPPVLTFTIADPQNWVALFAFLVTAVIGSHLSSRARNQAEEADRRRREIERLYDFSQKLLSAGNVIELMNAIPRQVVDSFELGAAALFLTEKQKVYRSGLLIPQLDAEKLKAVVAREELQVDGAQSLCFVPVRLGVRVIGCLGISGQILSRQSLEALGTLIAVAIERARAIEQLGKTEASREGERLKSALLDSITHDFRTPLTSIKASVTSLLSDSRLDAEHRTELLTIIDEETNRLNTLIGEAAEMARLEAGEVELNLQPHPISELVSAALEQCKGLLGNRPVQVQVPKNLPSVRADMNSAKQILVQLLTNAHNYSPPDLPVTISAEANGNFVLTSVADRGPGIEEMELGLIFDKFYRGKDQRYRVHGTGMGLPIAKAIVEAHGGTISVVSQLGHGSVFTFSLPVERSQGRRQ; via the coding sequence ATGCGCGGTTTCCTCACCAGCCGTCTTCCCGGTTTTGTCGTCGCCCTGGGGACCGTGGCAGCGATCACCTTCCTCTGCTACAGGACCACTCACGTCAACGCGACGACAATTGCGCTCATCTTTCTTCTAGCTATTTTAGCAGTCTCCACCGTCTGGGGCATCCTTGTTTCCGTCGTGATGTCTCTGGCGGCGGTCTTCGCGTTCAACTTCTTCCTCCTGCCTCCCGTCCTGACCTTCACGATTGCTGACCCGCAGAACTGGGTGGCCCTGTTCGCCTTTCTGGTCACTGCCGTCATTGGCAGCCATCTTTCCTCCAGAGCCCGCAACCAGGCCGAAGAAGCGGACCGGCGCCGGCGAGAGATCGAAAGGCTCTACGATTTCAGCCAAAAACTTCTCAGCGCCGGAAACGTCATCGAACTCATGAATGCCATCCCGCGCCAGGTTGTGGATTCCTTTGAACTCGGCGCAGCCGCCCTGTTCCTGACGGAAAAGCAAAAGGTATATCGCTCGGGCTTGCTGATTCCACAATTGGATGCGGAGAAGTTGAAAGCCGTGGTTGCCCGCGAAGAATTGCAGGTGGATGGAGCACAGAGTCTATGTTTCGTCCCTGTCCGACTGGGTGTGCGCGTCATCGGCTGTTTGGGAATTTCCGGCCAAATCCTTTCCCGGCAATCCCTGGAAGCGCTTGGCACACTTATCGCCGTCGCCATCGAAAGGGCACGGGCCATCGAACAACTCGGCAAGACCGAAGCCTCTCGCGAGGGAGAGCGCTTGAAGTCGGCCTTGCTGGACTCCATTACCCACGACTTCCGAACTCCACTCACTTCGATCAAAGCTTCGGTGACCAGCCTGCTCTCGGACTCCCGCCTGGATGCGGAGCACCGCACGGAACTGCTCACGATCATTGATGAAGAGACCAACCGCCTTAATACCTTGATCGGCGAGGCGGCCGAGATGGCGCGCCTGGAGGCTGGGGAAGTCGAGCTGAATTTGCAGCCGCACCCCATTTCCGAGCTCGTTTCCGCCGCTCTCGAACAATGCAAGGGTTTGCTCGGCAACCGGCCTGTACAGGTTCAAGTGCCGAAGAACCTCCCTTCCGTGCGAGCAGACATGAACAGCGCCAAGCAGATCCTGGTCCAGCTGCTGACGAACGCCCACAACTACTCGCCACCCGATCTCCCGGTCACCATCAGTGCGGAGGCGAACGGCAATTTCGTCCTGACGAGCGTCGCCGACCGCGGGCCTGGGATTGAAGAGATGGAGCTCGGCCTGATCTTCGACAAGTTTTACCGTGGCAAAGACCAGCGCTACCGCGTACATGGGACGGGGATGGGCTTGCCCATCGCAAAGGCCATCGTGGAAGCCCATGGCGGCACCATCAGCGTCG